The following are encoded together in the Diabrotica undecimpunctata isolate CICGRU chromosome 7, icDiaUnde3, whole genome shotgun sequence genome:
- the LOC140446422 gene encoding uncharacterized protein, with product MLQQRRSLLQENKRNTTEYKTLNTEIGRHIKQDLKRHQEERIEIIEENRNLRSIKSHLGRNKIIEMENKQDVIEKNRTQISKITREYYSDLYSSKNSPPDTTQQSKIMNVNSEILPPITGEEIEKAIRDMKRNKARGDDEILIEMLKEGGEKIKDYLKILFNKCLFEGQIRKSGTRQIQF from the coding sequence ATGCTACAACAACGGAGAAGCCTActacaagaaaataaaagaaatacaactgaatacaaaacccTTAATACAGAAATAGGAAGACACATAAAACAAGATCTCAAACGACATCAAGAAGAACGAATCGAGATTATAGAAGAAAACAGAAACTTAAGATCTATCAAGTCCCACCtaggaagaaataaaatcataGAGATGGAAAATAAACAAGATGTAATAGAAAAAAACAGAACCCAAATATCTAAGATAACAAGGGAATATTATAGTGACCTCTACAGCTCTAAAAACAGTCCACCTGATACAACTCAACAAAGCAAAATAATGAATGTAAACTCTGAAATATTACCCCCCATAACCGGagaagaaattgaaaaagcaATTAGAGATATGAAAAGAAATAAGGCTCGGGGAGACGATGAAATTCTAATTGAAATGTTAAAAGAAGGAGGGGAAAAGATAAAAGACTACCTAAAGatacttttcaataaatgtttgtTTGAAGGACAAATACGCAAGAGTGGAACAAGGCAAATACAATTCTga